Proteins from a genomic interval of Bradyrhizobium sp. CCGB01:
- a CDS encoding alpha/beta fold hydrolase, with translation MEVTPAGARAVDPSCEREVRCFYAGTPAHPVYVDHLQSPRAATGRAPVVMVHGAGHTGTCYLATPDGRPGWAQRFAAAGRDVFVPDWPGHGRSPQPADFPRLGTEDVATSLLALIEQIGPSVLLVHSASGPMAWWMAERRPDLVRAVVGIAPGPPANLLRDLPDDPSAILALRDDAGAGHPVYSDETRPVRLTAEFAAAYWANGPRFPQHAFDNYCRSFAPESARILNERFNIGGRGLRIDDPERLRDRPIMIVTGDHDPRHPSEIDAATAAYLGAEFAWLPERGIEGNGHMMMVEDNSDDLAAMILAWLDAVKS, from the coding sequence ATGGAGGTGACGCCGGCCGGGGCGAGAGCGGTGGACCCGTCGTGCGAGCGCGAGGTTCGTTGCTTCTATGCGGGCACGCCGGCGCATCCGGTCTATGTCGATCATTTGCAATCGCCGCGCGCGGCCACGGGCAGGGCGCCCGTCGTCATGGTCCACGGCGCCGGCCACACCGGGACCTGCTATCTGGCCACGCCGGACGGTCGGCCGGGCTGGGCACAGCGGTTCGCGGCGGCGGGCCGCGACGTGTTCGTGCCGGACTGGCCCGGCCACGGCCGTTCGCCGCAGCCGGCGGACTTCCCGCGGCTCGGAACGGAGGACGTCGCGACCTCGCTGCTGGCGCTGATCGAGCAGATCGGCCCTTCGGTGCTGCTGGTGCATTCGGCGAGCGGGCCGATGGCATGGTGGATGGCGGAGCGGCGTCCCGATCTCGTTCGTGCCGTGGTCGGCATTGCGCCGGGCCCGCCAGCCAACCTGCTGCGTGATCTGCCCGACGATCCCTCGGCGATCCTCGCTTTGCGGGATGACGCTGGCGCGGGTCATCCCGTCTATTCTGACGAGACCAGGCCCGTGCGGCTGACGGCGGAGTTTGCCGCGGCCTATTGGGCCAACGGGCCGCGCTTTCCGCAGCACGCGTTCGACAATTACTGCCGCTCGTTCGCGCCGGAGAGCGCGCGAATCCTCAACGAACGCTTCAACATCGGCGGACGCGGGCTCAGGATCGATGATCCCGAGCGTCTGCGTGACAGGCCGATCATGATCGTGACCGGAGATCACGACCCGCGCCACCCGAGCGAGATCGATGCGGCGACGGCCGCCTATCTCGGCGCGGAGTTCGCCTGGCTTCCGGAGCGCGGCATAGAGGGCAACGGACACATGATGATGGTCGAGGACAACAGCGACGATCTTGCCGCCATGATCCTGGCTTGGCTCGACGCCGTCAAAAGCTGA
- a CDS encoding ABC transporter substrate-binding protein: MKWIARALILFALPVAAQAQVSGDVVKLGVLTDMAGVTADITGKGSLAAAEMAADEIGGKVLGKPIQIISADHQHKADVGTAIARRWLDVEDVDAIVDVPNSGVALAVQGLAREKKRIVLYSGPGTTALTNEQCSPYGFHWTYDTYAVSRGTASAVVKAGGSTWFILASDYAFGHQLQQDATSVITAAGGKVLGAARHPLNTPDFSSFLLSAQASGAKVIGLANAGNDTVNAMRQAGEFGLVQGGQSLAALILFLQDVHALGLRDAQGTYLTTASYWDMNEATRAWSKAFFAKTGMMPSMLHAGVYGAVRHYLKAVASAGTDDADKVAAAMKALPVEDVFSEDARVREDGRVTRTMYLVRVKKPSESKYPWDYFEIVRKIPPEETVWPLAESKCPLVKASSR; this comes from the coding sequence ATGAAATGGATTGCGCGCGCTCTGATATTGTTTGCGCTTCCCGTCGCAGCACAGGCGCAAGTCAGCGGCGACGTCGTCAAGCTCGGTGTGCTGACCGACATGGCCGGCGTGACCGCCGACATCACCGGCAAGGGCTCGCTGGCCGCTGCGGAAATGGCGGCGGATGAAATCGGCGGCAAGGTCCTCGGCAAGCCGATCCAGATCATCTCGGCCGATCACCAGCACAAGGCCGATGTCGGCACCGCGATCGCCCGCCGCTGGCTCGATGTCGAGGATGTCGATGCGATCGTCGATGTGCCGAATTCAGGCGTTGCGCTTGCGGTCCAGGGTCTTGCCCGCGAGAAGAAGCGAATCGTCCTCTATTCCGGTCCCGGCACGACCGCGCTCACCAACGAGCAATGCTCGCCCTACGGCTTCCATTGGACGTATGACACTTACGCCGTCTCCCGCGGCACTGCGTCCGCGGTGGTCAAGGCCGGCGGCAGCACCTGGTTCATCCTCGCTTCGGACTATGCCTTCGGCCATCAGCTCCAGCAGGATGCCACCAGCGTCATCACCGCTGCGGGCGGCAAGGTGCTGGGCGCCGCCCGCCATCCGCTCAACACGCCGGACTTCTCCTCCTTCCTGTTGAGTGCGCAGGCCTCGGGCGCCAAGGTGATCGGTCTCGCCAATGCCGGCAACGACACCGTCAACGCGATGCGGCAGGCCGGCGAGTTCGGCCTCGTGCAGGGCGGCCAGAGTCTCGCCGCGCTGATCCTGTTCCTCCAGGACGTGCACGCGCTCGGCCTCAGGGATGCGCAAGGCACCTACCTGACCACCGCGTCCTATTGGGACATGAACGAGGCGACGCGCGCCTGGTCGAAGGCGTTCTTTGCGAAGACCGGCATGATGCCGTCGATGCTGCATGCCGGCGTCTATGGCGCGGTGCGCCACTATCTCAAAGCCGTCGCCAGCGCCGGCACCGACGATGCCGACAAGGTCGCGGCTGCCATGAAAGCACTTCCCGTCGAGGACGTCTTCTCGGAAGACGCCCGCGTCCGCGAGGACGGGCGCGTGACCCGCACCATGTATCTGGTCCGCGTCAAGAAGCCGTCGGAGTCGAAATACCCCTGGGACTATTTCGAGATCGTGCGCAAAATTCCACCCGAAGAGACAGTCTGGCCGCTTGCGGAAAGCAAATGTCCGCTGGTCAAGGCCTCCAGCCGCTGA
- a CDS encoding HutD family protein, with product MKTTLLKSEDYTRSPWKNGGGIFTDIADAHRAGSPVKDWDSLLWRFASTPIVAPGPFSYMPGIDRLQMVVGGRGLVLKSPAQDFDEREPFTTVRFTGELEIVTELEEGPVEVVNLMARRGAAEIELAALREPGERQLPAGTHLVYAARGDCRIRLGAEDFAISHENTLKVELTAVSNLALVSGLAVLGSIRLTG from the coding sequence ATGAAAACCACGCTGCTCAAATCCGAGGACTATACCCGCTCGCCCTGGAAGAACGGCGGCGGCATCTTCACCGACATCGCTGATGCGCATCGTGCGGGCAGCCCGGTGAAGGACTGGGACAGCCTGCTCTGGCGCTTTGCCTCGACGCCGATCGTGGCGCCCGGTCCATTCTCCTATATGCCCGGCATCGACCGGCTCCAGATGGTGGTCGGAGGGCGCGGGCTGGTCCTGAAGTCGCCCGCGCAGGACTTCGACGAGCGTGAACCTTTTACGACCGTGCGCTTCACCGGCGAGCTCGAGATCGTGACCGAGCTCGAGGAAGGTCCGGTCGAGGTCGTCAATCTGATGGCGCGGCGCGGCGCCGCGGAGATCGAGCTCGCGGCGCTCAGGGAGCCCGGCGAGCGGCAGCTCCCCGCCGGCACGCATCTCGTCTACGCGGCGCGCGGTGATTGCCGCATCCGTCTCGGGGCCGAGGATTTTGCGATTTCGCACGAAAACACGCTGAAGGTCGAGCTGACCGCGGTCTCGAATCTCGCGCTGGTTTCGGGGCTGGCGGTGCTGGGATCGATCCGGCTTACCGGCTAG
- a CDS encoding adenylate/guanylate cyclase domain-containing protein → MNTPDKKLPTLSDGVVDWLTNGTSDERFIDNIFAEMCIRLQQAGIPIKRSTMHVRIQHPQWLGAAFMWTDGMREAKVTRVDFDVLERSEFIGSPVSEMLDGATELRENLEGDPSRGRKHAVYDEMRAKGLTDYVAWPLHHTLGKRHLVTFATDRPGGFDDAHVAALKNVLPVLALVSEIRIKNRLARTLLETYVGSHAGELILAGATRRGTGTTVRAAIMICDLRDFTKISDNWPRDDVIDLLNDYFDAMSEPIARHGGEILKFIGDGLLAIFPLGAPNACANLLHAVTEARQAMAALNERNNGTGRAPLNYGIGVHVGDVMYGNIGSTSRLDFTVIGPAVNMASRLEALTKQLGRAVLLSHAFAELVEKQFELEHVGKHEVRGFSDPIELFAFHG, encoded by the coding sequence ATGAACACGCCAGACAAGAAACTCCCCACGCTGTCCGACGGCGTCGTCGATTGGTTGACCAACGGCACCAGCGACGAGCGCTTTATCGACAACATCTTTGCCGAGATGTGCATCCGCCTCCAGCAAGCGGGCATTCCGATCAAGCGGTCGACGATGCACGTCCGGATCCAGCATCCGCAATGGCTCGGCGCCGCCTTCATGTGGACGGATGGCATGCGCGAGGCGAAGGTCACGCGGGTCGACTTCGACGTGCTCGAGCGCTCCGAATTCATCGGCAGTCCTGTCAGCGAAATGCTGGACGGTGCGACCGAGCTGCGCGAGAACCTCGAAGGCGACCCGTCGCGCGGCCGCAAGCACGCGGTCTATGACGAGATGCGCGCGAAAGGCCTGACCGACTACGTCGCCTGGCCGCTGCATCACACCCTCGGCAAGCGCCATCTCGTCACCTTTGCGACCGATCGCCCCGGCGGCTTCGACGACGCGCATGTTGCTGCGCTGAAGAACGTGCTGCCCGTGCTGGCGCTGGTCAGCGAGATCCGCATCAAGAACCGCCTGGCGCGAACGCTGCTCGAGACCTATGTCGGTTCCCATGCCGGCGAGCTCATCCTCGCCGGGGCCACGCGGCGCGGTACCGGCACGACGGTGCGTGCCGCGATCATGATCTGTGATCTCAGGGATTTCACGAAGATCTCCGACAACTGGCCGCGCGACGACGTCATCGATCTCCTCAACGACTATTTCGACGCGATGTCGGAGCCGATCGCGCGGCACGGCGGCGAGATCCTGAAATTCATCGGCGACGGCCTGCTCGCGATCTTCCCGCTCGGCGCGCCCAACGCCTGCGCGAACCTGCTGCATGCCGTGACCGAGGCCCGCCAGGCCATGGCCGCCCTGAACGAACGCAACAACGGCACGGGCCGCGCGCCGCTGAATTACGGCATCGGCGTCCATGTCGGCGACGTCATGTATGGCAATATCGGATCAACCAGCCGGCTCGACTTCACCGTGATCGGCCCCGCCGTCAACATGGCCTCCCGCCTCGAAGCCCTCACCAAGCAATTGGGACGAGCCGTGCTGCTGTCGCATGCGTTCGCCGAACTGGTGGAGAAGCAGTTCGAGCTGGAGCATGTCGGCAAGCACGAGGTGCGCGGCTTCAGCGATCCGATCGAGCTGTTTGCATTTCACGGCTGA
- a CDS encoding adenylate/guanylate cyclase domain-containing protein, which produces MPKFLRIGILQSNVSGYTSKAWCVRRVGSAVFLKWGAVEVQGAGDGRKVYWTRSPQEKTVRCGTAQRAQDYAKAAIARRRNHRYEPLAGAIALRRGSAERSTDLKQALATILIVDIVGSTAKAAKLGDARWTKVMGHYYAAVRKELKSSRGKEVVTTGDGVLATFKAPAAGISCATAIQKAVRTLGLEIRVGLHAGEYTVSGGEMVGLAFHIGTRVAAKARAGEVLVSSAVKDLMKTQSQIRFRDHGSHQLKGVPERWRLWRVEG; this is translated from the coding sequence ATGCCAAAATTCCTTCGCATTGGAATCCTTCAGTCGAACGTATCGGGATACACGTCGAAGGCGTGGTGTGTCAGGCGCGTCGGCTCGGCGGTTTTCCTGAAGTGGGGCGCCGTGGAGGTCCAGGGCGCCGGCGACGGGCGCAAGGTCTACTGGACCCGTTCGCCGCAGGAGAAGACGGTCCGTTGCGGCACGGCGCAGCGCGCCCAGGATTATGCCAAGGCCGCGATCGCGCGGCGCCGCAACCATCGCTATGAGCCGCTGGCCGGCGCGATCGCGCTCCGGCGCGGGTCCGCCGAGCGCAGCACCGATCTCAAGCAGGCCCTCGCCACCATCCTGATCGTCGATATCGTCGGCTCCACCGCGAAGGCCGCCAAGCTCGGCGATGCGCGCTGGACCAAGGTCATGGGCCATTACTACGCCGCCGTGCGCAAGGAGCTGAAGTCTTCGCGCGGCAAGGAAGTCGTGACGACGGGCGACGGCGTGCTCGCGACGTTCAAGGCGCCGGCGGCCGGCATCAGTTGCGCGACCGCGATCCAGAAGGCCGTGCGCACGCTGGGGCTCGAGATCAGGGTCGGCCTGCATGCCGGCGAATACACGGTGAGCGGCGGCGAGATGGTTGGTCTCGCCTTCCACATCGGCACCCGCGTCGCCGCCAAGGCGCGCGCCGGCGAAGTTTTGGTGTCGAGCGCGGTCAAGGACCTGATGAAGACGCAGTCCCAGATTCGCTTTAGGGATCACGGCAGTCATCAGCTCAAGGGCGTGCCGGAGCGGTGGCGGCTGTGGCGGGTGGAGGGATAA
- a CDS encoding enoyl-CoA hydratase-related protein → MTSPIDETAQSTLMADIPHDQETKITIERKGQIVLIGINRPYIHNRLDPEATEGLASAYDAYDRDPSLRAAVLFGHGDCFSRGVDVDAFKAFAQSGKKMMDGPGFIDPLGRTKPALTKPLVVAVHGDTWNMAHELFLVADIRVASEDTEFGQDENTHGRFPGGGATVRFPREAGWGNAMRFILTGDHWGAKEALRMGTVQEVAPNRDAALAKAVEIANNIAACGPLGIKTSLASSHMALEDSQTALARLDDQYRALFTTRDFREGRDAQAQQRPPVYEGR, encoded by the coding sequence ATGACATCACCAATCGACGAGACCGCGCAGTCCACGCTCATGGCGGACATTCCGCACGATCAGGAGACGAAGATCACCATCGAGCGCAAAGGCCAGATCGTACTGATTGGCATCAATCGGCCTTACATCCACAACCGGCTGGATCCGGAGGCGACTGAAGGCTTGGCGAGCGCATATGACGCGTACGATCGGGATCCCTCGCTCCGTGCCGCGGTTCTATTCGGCCATGGCGACTGCTTCTCCAGAGGTGTCGATGTCGACGCCTTCAAAGCGTTCGCTCAGTCTGGAAAAAAGATGATGGATGGACCCGGCTTCATCGACCCTCTGGGGCGGACCAAGCCAGCGCTCACGAAGCCTCTGGTCGTCGCGGTGCATGGCGACACCTGGAATATGGCGCACGAGCTCTTCCTTGTCGCGGACATACGCGTCGCGTCGGAAGACACGGAGTTCGGTCAAGATGAGAACACGCACGGCCGCTTTCCCGGAGGCGGCGCTACGGTTCGTTTCCCCAGAGAAGCCGGATGGGGAAATGCCATGCGGTTCATCCTGACCGGCGATCATTGGGGTGCGAAGGAAGCCCTCCGAATGGGAACGGTTCAGGAAGTGGCCCCGAACCGGGATGCGGCTCTCGCGAAGGCCGTCGAGATCGCCAACAACATCGCCGCATGCGGCCCTCTCGGCATCAAGACGTCCCTGGCCTCCTCCCATATGGCGCTCGAAGATTCACAGACGGCGCTGGCGAGACTCGACGACCAGTATCGTGCGCTGTTCACGACCAGGGATTTCCGGGAAGGCCGCGATGCCCAGGCACAACAGCGTCCACCCGTTTACGAGGGACGGTGA
- a CDS encoding response regulator transcription factor — MHDITNISKRLNDSLHLPVLVIIEPLLLPRTCILNVLRRELDELEILDMATVQGLDCTSTRDVRVVVLSIANKSIGDPLVEDDLAFVAECCPNAAIVVLSNHDDEPTVQAAMQRGVRGFLSTSLPIEIVIAGLRLVLVGGVYRPLPVGGTNRIPDFEPPDARGLAPAYLVNAGAGVAIDRSVTDLTPREQQVLAELELGLPNKLIAAKLSLSESTIKMHIQHIMRKCAAHNRTEAVLRWRGRLPAQSRDHDSGAAPMLEN; from the coding sequence ATGCACGACATAACCAACATCTCGAAACGGCTGAATGACTCGCTCCACTTGCCGGTTCTGGTGATCATCGAGCCGCTCCTGTTGCCTCGCACATGCATTCTGAACGTCCTCAGGCGGGAATTGGACGAACTTGAGATCCTTGACATGGCAACGGTCCAGGGCCTGGACTGCACGTCAACCCGCGATGTTCGTGTGGTGGTGCTGAGTATCGCGAACAAGTCCATCGGCGATCCCCTGGTTGAGGACGATCTTGCCTTCGTTGCGGAGTGTTGTCCCAACGCCGCAATTGTAGTCCTGTCGAACCATGACGACGAACCGACCGTGCAGGCCGCGATGCAGCGGGGCGTGCGCGGCTTTCTCTCCACCTCGCTGCCGATCGAGATCGTCATAGCTGGCTTGCGCCTTGTTCTTGTCGGCGGCGTCTACAGGCCATTGCCGGTCGGCGGGACGAACAGGATACCGGATTTCGAGCCGCCGGATGCGCGCGGGCTTGCGCCCGCATATCTTGTGAACGCGGGAGCCGGAGTGGCTATCGACAGGAGCGTGACCGATCTCACGCCTCGTGAGCAACAGGTTCTGGCGGAATTGGAGCTCGGCCTGCCCAACAAGTTGATCGCCGCCAAATTGAGCCTCTCGGAAAGCACGATCAAGATGCACATCCAGCATATCATGAGGAAATGTGCTGCGCACAATCGGACGGAAGCCGTCCTCCGCTGGCGCGGCCGGTTGCCCGCGCAGAGTCGCGATCACGACTCCGGCGCAGCACCAATGCTGGAAAACTAG
- a CDS encoding HlyD family type I secretion periplasmic adaptor subunit gives MLGFMLGLGTWASLAPLESAAIASGVVESESSRKTIQHLEGGIVRKILVSDGDTVRSGQTLIALDDTRAGSEMQSLQGQLWDAAARAARLQAEQQRFERIAIPEALEQDSKQSGVAAAAVSAQEFIFQARLQVHESQLAVIRERRRQVEKEIEGLKAQENATGQRVDIVREELDMVATLVTKGLERRPRLLNLQRELADVEGRRGEIAAQISRAGQVISEQQATLFKLESERQNEIAQSLREAQSQIFQLRERLLAARDQLSRTEVKAPEDGVITDLRIHTAGGVIGAGAPLMDLVPRQDRLIVSARLRPEDIDVVHPGLSAEVHLVPYNQRRVPRLKGTVVHVSADRLLDKRTDQPYYATRIRIDDAQVAANDIQIVPGMPVQVFITTGRGTVALYALRPLLDSFRGAFRED, from the coding sequence GTGCTCGGCTTCATGCTGGGACTTGGTACATGGGCGAGCCTCGCGCCTCTCGAGAGCGCCGCGATCGCGTCCGGTGTCGTGGAATCGGAATCGAGCCGCAAGACGATTCAGCATCTGGAAGGCGGTATCGTCAGGAAGATCCTGGTTTCGGACGGCGATACCGTGCGAAGCGGCCAAACGCTGATCGCGCTGGACGACACCCGGGCCGGCTCGGAGATGCAAAGCCTTCAAGGCCAATTGTGGGATGCAGCTGCCCGCGCCGCACGGCTTCAGGCCGAGCAGCAGAGATTCGAGAGGATCGCAATTCCGGAGGCGCTGGAACAGGACAGCAAGCAGAGCGGGGTGGCCGCCGCTGCGGTGTCGGCGCAGGAGTTCATTTTTCAGGCACGCCTGCAGGTTCACGAGTCGCAGCTTGCGGTCATTCGCGAACGAAGGCGTCAGGTCGAGAAGGAGATCGAAGGTCTCAAGGCGCAGGAGAACGCCACCGGACAGCGGGTCGACATCGTCCGGGAGGAACTTGATATGGTCGCGACCCTCGTCACCAAGGGGCTCGAGCGGCGGCCGCGGCTTCTGAACCTGCAGCGGGAGCTGGCCGACGTCGAAGGCCGCCGCGGCGAGATCGCCGCGCAGATTTCCCGCGCCGGGCAGGTCATCAGCGAACAGCAGGCCACATTGTTCAAGCTCGAGAGCGAGAGGCAGAACGAGATCGCACAGTCGCTTCGTGAAGCGCAGAGCCAGATATTCCAGCTCCGCGAGCGGTTGCTTGCGGCCCGGGATCAGCTATCGCGAACGGAGGTGAAGGCGCCCGAGGACGGCGTGATAACCGATTTGCGGATTCATACAGCCGGCGGCGTCATCGGAGCCGGTGCTCCACTCATGGACCTGGTGCCCCGGCAAGACCGCCTCATCGTGTCCGCTCGCCTGAGGCCAGAGGACATCGACGTGGTTCATCCCGGCCTCAGTGCCGAGGTTCATCTCGTGCCATACAATCAGCGTCGCGTGCCCCGCCTGAAGGGAACCGTCGTGCATGTCTCCGCAGACCGGCTTCTCGACAAGCGTACCGACCAGCCATACTACGCGACCAGGATCCGGATCGACGACGCGCAGGTCGCGGCAAACGACATCCAGATCGTCCCCGGCATGCCGGTTCAGGTGTTCATCACGACAGGGCGCGGTACCGTGGCTCTCTACGCGCTCAGGCCCCTGCTCGACAGCTTCCGTGGTGCCTTCAGGGAGGACTAG
- a CDS encoding type I secretion system permease/ATPase, with protein MTIMLMPPIRLPILPQVRTPLHAALRSCAGPLGLVFAYSCSYNLLLFAPSIYLLQIYDRVLSSRSGDTLLLLTLIVAITVVVGGVFDALRRAVLGRLGAWLDDRLRPCVLSAGLESAFRSDWTQATGAYRDLTVLRQFVESGACTLLFDALWAPLFLLVLFLIHPLLGVVGACCVAFLFALTVAGELVTEDALLRSSLALSRSGGRLQTAAGNIHMIRAMGMFDSAARMIHRDAQHARREHDVALRRGEIVSLAAKPVRALSQVLIMGAAAWLVLDHGKSPAIIFAATLMFGRALAPVESAVAGWKSLVTALTACQRLGALLAAFPAARQQGTAVVPPQARSGLVVDNVGVRLAGSDHLLLNGVSFSLMPGECLGIIGPSGSGKSLLGQVIAGLSMPTHGRVLLDNTDVSLLREGRSGDRLGYLPQDINLLGDTINDIIARLEDADRRKVVEAARLVGIHEAIMRLPLGYDTVVHSETNFSRGYRQRLGLARAFFGSPPLIVLDEPNASLDYGGERMLLDAIERMKLAGVILVVVTHRMGLLAATDKIAIMEDGAVAAFGDSEDIFERHLSRPQVTSQVAP; from the coding sequence ATGACGATCATGCTGATGCCGCCCATTCGGTTACCCATCCTGCCGCAGGTCCGGACGCCACTGCACGCCGCCCTCCGGTCCTGCGCGGGACCGCTCGGTCTCGTATTCGCATATAGCTGCAGCTACAACCTGCTGCTGTTTGCGCCATCCATCTATCTTCTTCAGATCTATGACCGGGTGTTGTCGAGCCGGAGCGGCGACACCTTGCTCCTGCTCACGCTCATAGTCGCGATCACGGTGGTCGTCGGCGGCGTGTTCGACGCCTTGCGGCGCGCCGTCCTCGGACGCCTTGGCGCCTGGCTCGACGATCGCCTTCGTCCTTGCGTGCTTTCGGCCGGCCTCGAATCGGCGTTTCGCAGCGATTGGACGCAAGCGACGGGCGCGTATCGGGATCTCACCGTGCTGCGCCAGTTCGTCGAGTCCGGCGCATGTACCCTGCTGTTCGACGCGCTCTGGGCGCCCCTGTTCCTCCTTGTCCTCTTTCTGATCCATCCCCTGCTTGGCGTGGTGGGCGCCTGCTGCGTCGCCTTCCTGTTCGCGCTCACGGTTGCGGGAGAGCTGGTCACGGAAGACGCCCTGCTCAGATCCAGCCTCGCCCTGTCCAGAAGCGGCGGTCGTCTCCAGACTGCCGCGGGCAACATCCACATGATCCGCGCCATGGGAATGTTCGATAGCGCTGCGCGCATGATCCACCGCGACGCGCAGCACGCGCGCCGAGAGCACGATGTGGCGCTCCGCCGAGGCGAGATCGTCTCACTGGCCGCAAAGCCGGTTCGCGCACTGTCGCAGGTCCTGATCATGGGGGCGGCCGCGTGGCTCGTGCTCGATCACGGCAAGAGTCCGGCCATCATCTTTGCTGCCACGCTGATGTTCGGCCGGGCGCTCGCGCCGGTCGAAAGTGCGGTCGCGGGCTGGAAATCACTCGTGACGGCCCTGACCGCCTGTCAGCGGCTCGGCGCGCTCCTCGCCGCATTCCCCGCCGCCCGGCAGCAGGGCACGGCGGTTGTCCCGCCGCAGGCGCGAAGCGGCCTCGTCGTCGACAATGTCGGCGTCAGGCTTGCGGGGTCCGACCATCTTCTGCTGAACGGCGTCTCGTTCAGCCTCATGCCCGGCGAATGCCTTGGCATTATCGGTCCGTCCGGGTCAGGCAAGTCCTTGCTCGGCCAGGTGATCGCCGGACTGTCGATGCCGACGCATGGCCGTGTCCTCCTCGACAATACCGACGTCTCGCTGCTTCGCGAAGGCCGAAGCGGCGACCGCCTCGGCTATCTCCCCCAGGACATCAACCTGCTCGGCGACACCATCAACGACATCATCGCACGCCTCGAAGATGCCGACCGGCGGAAGGTGGTCGAAGCGGCCAGGCTCGTCGGAATTCACGAGGCGATCATGCGCCTGCCGCTGGGTTACGACACGGTGGTTCACAGCGAAACAAACTTCTCGCGCGGGTATCGGCAGCGCCTCGGGCTCGCTCGCGCTTTCTTCGGCAGTCCACCCCTCATCGTTCTCGACGAACCCAACGCCAGCCTCGACTACGGCGGCGAGCGCATGCTCCTGGATGCCATCGAGCGCATGAAGCTCGCAGGCGTCATCCTCGTCGTCGTCACTCACAGGATGGGTCTCCTCGCCGCCACGGACAAGATTGCCATCATGGAGGACGGTGCGGTTGCCGCGTTCGGCGACAGCGAGGACATCTTTGAACGGCACCTGAGCCGCCCCCAGGTCACGTCGCAGGTTGCGCCATGA
- a CDS encoding formylglycine-generating enzyme family protein, with amino-acid sequence MTLADANSSSDHEQLQSGDGAMLYVPGGTFRMGSDRHYPEEAPVHRVTVDGFWMDRAPVTNRQFRQFVEATGHVTLAETAPDPKDYPGALPHMLKAGSLAFVAPKRSVDLCNWGQWWTFRFGANWRRPYGPGSSIRGLHEHPVVHVAFRDAQAYANWAGKELPTEAEWEFAARGGLDGAEFAWGEMFAPGGRQLANTWQGEFPHENLATDGYAGTSPVTAFPPNGYGLHDMIGNVWEWTTDWYTAKHEADAPKACCIPENPRGGREELSYDPCTPGIRIPRKVLKGGSHLCAPNYCRRYRPAARHAEPVDTSTSHVGFRCIKREKRHER; translated from the coding sequence ATGACCCTTGCCGATGCGAATTCGTCATCTGATCATGAACAGCTGCAGTCTGGCGACGGCGCCATGCTCTACGTTCCCGGCGGCACGTTTCGCATGGGGTCGGATCGACACTATCCCGAGGAAGCGCCCGTTCATCGCGTGACCGTCGATGGATTCTGGATGGACCGCGCGCCCGTGACCAACCGGCAATTCCGGCAGTTCGTTGAGGCAACCGGCCATGTCACGCTTGCCGAAACGGCGCCGGATCCAAAGGACTATCCGGGCGCGCTGCCGCATATGCTCAAGGCGGGTTCTCTCGCGTTTGTCGCGCCGAAACGGAGCGTCGATCTGTGCAATTGGGGCCAATGGTGGACGTTCAGGTTTGGCGCCAACTGGCGACGGCCTTACGGACCCGGCAGCTCGATCCGCGGACTGCACGAGCACCCGGTCGTGCATGTCGCCTTTCGGGATGCCCAGGCCTACGCCAACTGGGCGGGCAAGGAATTGCCGACCGAGGCCGAGTGGGAATTCGCCGCACGCGGCGGCCTTGACGGAGCCGAGTTCGCCTGGGGCGAGATGTTCGCACCCGGCGGGCGTCAGTTGGCCAATACCTGGCAGGGCGAGTTTCCGCACGAGAATCTGGCGACCGACGGGTATGCAGGCACATCGCCGGTGACGGCGTTTCCGCCGAACGGTTATGGCCTCCACGACATGATCGGCAATGTCTGGGAATGGACCACCGATTGGTACACGGCGAAGCACGAAGCCGATGCGCCAAAGGCCTGTTGCATCCCGGAGAATCCGCGCGGCGGCCGCGAAGAGCTGAGCTACGACCCGTGCACGCCCGGCATCAGGATTCCGCGCAAGGTGCTCAAGGGTGGATCGCATCTGTGCGCTCCCAATTATTGCCGCCGCTACCGGCCGGCGGCACGCCATGCCGAGCCGGTCGATACGTCGACCAGTCACGTTGGATTCCGCTGCATCAAACGGGAGAAACGTCATGAACGATGA